A genomic region of Trifolium pratense cultivar HEN17-A07 linkage group LG3, ARS_RC_1.1, whole genome shotgun sequence contains the following coding sequences:
- the LOC123918318 gene encoding mitogen-activated protein kinase kinase kinase 13-like: MASALECWSRRGNNNNHNNNDEEDMVEQVLMETNPSSQPNNKDSSIIHKKFNKLTRNVSEAIASLKNTLNINLNLDSSKPDNNNTCRSSNNNLVWGTVVRNLTQLYPGSQLPEKLMSNIRKHYDSLPPSYSQAGFDVKDVFLHIKLIEQTLEDSQAAILIEEECDGEMQLQGSLFKLTFACNSPISWPAMSSALDSSSICCKKIQIFEKKGLTLGIVLLLVLSGVGQDKLVRTRVESALKFAMKKPKASVVKLPFGLCGCQEENFKGREFGEIEENCSGVYCGNGFESLSQKIHLEMPLPNSVFHVSVDEWQTILTDADEMQKWLLNSDSLEFSDQIGHNSYKGAYMGKKVGIEKLRGCDKGNSYEFVLRKDMLELMTCGHKNILQFCGVCVDDNHGLCVLTKFMEGGSVHDLISKNKKLQSKDIIRIAVDVAEGIKFMNDHGVAYRDLNTQRIMLDKHGSACLGDLGIVTACKSNQEAMDYETDGYRWLAPEIIAGDPESVTETWMSNVYSFGMVIWEMVSGEAAYTAYSPVQAAVGIAACGLRPEIPKDCPQILKSLMTKCWNNTPSKRPEFSEIIAILLRNNNNNR; this comes from the exons ATGGCTTCAGCATTGGAATGTTGGTCAAGACGaggcaacaacaacaaccacaacaacaacGATGAAGAAGACATGGTAGAACAAGTTCTAATGGAAACAAACCCATCTTCACAACCCAACAACAAAGACTCTTCAATCATTCACAAGAAGTTTAACAAACTCACCCGTAATGTTTCTGAAGCTATTGCTTCACTCAAAAACACTCTCAACATTAACCTTAATCTTGATTCTTCCAAACCCGACAACAACAACACTTGTCGGAGTAGTAACAATAACCTTGTTTGGGGAACTGTTGTGAGAAATCTTACTCAGCTTTATCCTGGTAGTCAACTTCCTGAGAAGCTCATGTCCAATATTCGCAAGCACTATGATTCCTTGCCTCCTAG TTATTCTCAGGCTGGTTTTGATGTTAAAGACGTGTTTCTTCACATCAAGCTGATTGAGCAAACTTTGGAAGATTCGCAGGCTGCaattttgattgaagaagaGTGTGACGGTGAAATGCAGCTTCAAGGGTCTTTGTTCAAGTTGACATTTGCTTGCAACTCTCCAATTTCATGGCCTGCAATGTCGAGTGCATTGGATAGTTCCTCCATTTGCTGCAAGAAGATTCAGATCTTTGAGAAGAAAGGTCTCACCCTTGGAATTGTACTTCTACTTGTTCTCTCTGGAGTCGGACAAGATAAGTTGGTAAGGACCCGAGTTGAAAGTGCTCTCAAGTTTGCCATGAAGAAGCCTAAAGCCAGTGTTGTGAAGCTTCCCTTTGGGCTTTGTGGATGTCAAGAGGAGAATTTCAAGGGGAGAGAATTTGGAGAGATTGAAGAGAATTGTAGCGGTGTATACTGCGGAAACGGATTTGAGAGTTTGAGCCAAAAGATTCATCTCGAAATGCCGTTGCCTAATTCAGTGTTTCATGTATCGGTAGATGAGTGGCAGACTATTCTGACAGATGCCGATGAGATGCAAAAATGGCTGTTAAACTCAGATAGTCTTGAGTTCTCGGACCAGATTGGACACAATTCGTATAAAGGTGCCTACATGGGGAAAAAAGTTGGCATTGAGAAGCTCAGAGGGTGCGACAAAGGGAACTCGTATGAGTTTGTGCTCAGGAAAGATATGCTAGAACTGATGACGTGCGGACATAAAAATATTCTGCAGTTTTGTGGTGTTTGTGTAGATGACAATCACGGGTTATGCGTATTGACGAAATTCATGGAAGGTGGATCTGTTCATGACTTGATTTCAAAGAACAAGAAACTTCAGAGCAAGGATATTATAAGAATTGCAGTTGATGTGGCTGAGGGGATCAAGTTTATGAACGATCATGGTGTTGCGTATAGAGACCTTAATACTCAGAGGATTATGTTGGATAAACATGGGAGTGCTTGCTTGGGAGATTTAGGTATAGTCACTGCCTGCAAGAGCAACCAAGAAGCAATGGACTATGAAACCGATGGTTACCGGTGGCTAGCTCCGGAG ATAATCGCCGGCGACCCTGAAAGTGTCACAGAGACATGGATGAGCAATGTTTATAGTTTTGGCATGGTAATTTGGGAGATGGTATCCGGTGAAGCAGCCTATACTGCATATTCACCTGTGCAGGCAGCAGTAGGCATTGCAGCTTGTGGCCTTAGACCTGAGATCCCAAAGGACTGTCCACAGATTCTAAAATCTCTAATGACAAAATGCTGGAACAACACTCCTTCGAAACGCCCCGAATTCTCCGAAATAATAGCGATATTGCTGcgaaacaacaacaataataggTAA
- the LOC123916466 gene encoding ubiquitin-activating enzyme E1 1 → MLPRKRQFEGVVVEEETGNSSLPNKKNLIVAFGAADSAVNSDRSLSGSNNNNSSSGKEVDSGTYVMAVGDNNPQEIDEDLHSRQLAVYGRETMRRLFGANVLVSGMQGLGVEIAKNLILAGVKSVTLHDVGTVELWDLSSNFVFSENDVGKNRALASVAKLQELNNAVVVQSLTSELTKEQLADFQAVVFTDIGLEKAIEFNDYCHSHQPPIAFIKTEVRGLFGSVFCDFGPEFTVFDVDGEEAHTGIIASVSNDNPALVSCVDDERLEFQDGDLVVFSEVHGMKELNDGKPRKIKNARAYSFTLEEDTTNYGSYEKGGIVTQVKQQKVLNFKPLREALSDPGDFLLSDFAKFDRPPLLHLAFQALDKFISELGRFPVPGVEDDAQKLIAIATNMNDSSGDDKLDDINPKLLRQFAFGARAVLNPMAAMFGGIVGQEVVKACSGKFHPLYQFFYFDSVESLPSEPLDPDDFRPVNSRYDAQISVFGRKLQKKLEDSQVFVVGSGALGCEFLKNLALMGVACGKQGKLTITDDDVIEKSNLSRQFLFRDWNIGQAKSTVAASAAASINPSFNIEALQNRVSPETENVFHDTFWENLSVVINALDNVNARLYVDQRCLYFQKPLLESGTLGAKCNTQMVIPHLTENYGASRDPPEKQAPMCTVHSFPHNIDHCLTWARSEFDGLLEKTPAEVNTYLSNPSEYTNAMRNAGDAQARDNLERVLDCLDRDKCDTFEDCITWARLKFEDYFANRVKQLTFTFPEDAATSTGAPFWSAPKRFPRPLQFSTSDLSHLNFVISAAILRSESFGIPIPDWVKNPRKVADAVDRVIVPDFQPKEGVKVVTDEKATSLSTASVDDADVINDLITKLERCRTNLTPTFRMKPIQFEKDDDTNYHMDVIAGLANMRARNYSIPEVDKLKAKFIAGRIIPAIATSTAMATGLVCLELYKVLDGGHKVEDYRNTFANLALPLFSMAEPVPPKVIKHQETSWTVWDRWTLGNNPTLRELIQWLKDKGLKAYSISCGNCLLFNSMFPRHKERMDRTIADLGREVAKLEIPLYRHHLDVVVACEDEEDNDVDIPLVSIYFR, encoded by the exons ATGCTTCCTAGAAAGCGACAGTTTGAAGGAGTGGTTGTGGAAGAAGAGACGGGGAATAGTAGTTTACCGAACAAGAAGAATCTGATTGTGGCATTTGGAGCTGCCGATTCGGCCGTTAACAGCGACCGGAGTTTGAGTGGCAGTAATAATAACAATAGTAGTAGCGGGAAAGAGGTTGATTCAGGAACTTACGTTATGGCTGTGGGGGATAACAATCCGCAAGAGATTGATGAAGATTTGCATAGCAGGCAGCTGGCCGTGTATGGTAGAGAGACCATGCGGAGGCTTTTTGGAGCTAATGTTCTTGTGTCTGGGATGCAGGGTCTCGGCGTTGAGATCG CAAAGAATCTCATTCTTGCTGGTGTCAAATCTGTGACCTTGCATGATGTGGGGACTGTTGAGCTATGGGATCTGTCCAGCAATTTTGTGTTTTCGGAAAATGATGTTGGGAAGAACAGAGCATTGGCTTCTGTTGCTAAGTTGCAGGAGCTGAACAATGCAGTTGTTGTGCAAAGCTTAACATCCGAGCTGACAAAAGAGCAACTTGCTGATTTCCAA GCTGTTGTTTTTACTGATATTGGTCTTGAGAAAGCCATTGAGTTCAATGATTACTGTCACAGCCATCAACCTCCTATTGCTTTTATTAAAACCGAAGTTAGAGGCCTTTTTGGTTCCGTGTTCTGTGATTTTGGGCCCGAGTTTACTGTTTTTGATGTTGATGGAGAGGAAGCCCATACTGGCATAATTGCATCCGTCAGCAACGACAATCCTGCTCTAGTATCCTGTGTTGATGATGAGAGGCTTGAGTTTCAGGATGGAGATCTTGTTGTATTCTCTGAAGTTCATGGCATGAAGGAATTAAATGATGGAAAGCCAAGGAAGATTAAAAATGCTAGAGCTTATTCATTTACCCTTGAAGAAGACACGACAAATTATGGTAGCTATGAAAAAGGTGGTATTGTCACACAAGTCAAGCAACAAAAGGTATTGAATTTTAAGCCACTGAGGGAGGCACTTAGTGATCCAGGTGATTTTCTTCTGAGTGATTTTGCCAAGTTTGATCGCCCACCTCTCCTTCACTTAGCATTCCAGGCTTTGGATAAATTCATCTCTGAGTTAGGCCGCTTCCCTGTTCCTGGAGTAGAGGATGATGCACAAAAGCTTATAGCCATTGCCACTAATATGAATGACAGCTCCGGTGATGATAAACTAGATGATATAAATCCAAAACTTTTGCGCCAGTTTGCCTTTGGTGCTAGGGCTGTACTGAACCCTATGGCTGCCATGTTTGGTGGAATTGTTGGACAAGAGGTTGTCAAAGCATGCTCTGGGAAATTTCATCCACTTTATCAA tttttctattttgattcGGTGGAATCACTTCCTTCAGAACCGCTGGACCCAGATGATTTCAGACCAGTAAATAGTCGTTATGATGCACAAATTTCAGTTTTTGGACGGAAGTTACAAAAGAAGTTAGAGGATTCTCAAGTGTTTGTTGTTGGATCTGGTGCCTTGGGatgtgaatttttaaaaaacctTGCACTTATGGGAGTTGCTTGTGGAAAACAGGGGAAGCTGACAATTACTGATGATGATGTGATAGAGAAAAGCAATCTAAGCAGACAGTTCCTCTTCCGTGATTGGAATATTGGACAGGCCAAGTCCACTGTTGCTGCTTCAGCTGCTGCATCTATAAATCCTAGTTTTAATATTGAAGCTCTACAAAACCGTGTCAGCCCTGAAACTGAAAATGTATTTCATGATACCTTCTGGGAAAACTTGAGTGTTGTGATAAATGCGCTGGACAATGTGAATGCAAGACTGTATGTTGATCAGAGATGCCTGTATTTTCAAAAGCCTCTTCTTGAATCTGGGACTCTTGGAGCGAAATGCAATACCCAGATGGTCATTCCCCATCTCACAGAAAATTATGGTGCATCAAGAGATCCTCCTGAGAAACAGGCACCGATGTGCACTGTGCACTCATTTCCACACAACATTGATCATTGCTTGACATGGGCCCGATCAGAGTTTGATGGTTTGCTTGAGAAAACTCCAGCTGAAGTGAATACGTATTTGTCCAACCCAAGTGAATATACTAATGCAATGAGGAATGCTGGAGATGCTCAAGCAAGGGATAATTTGGAGCGTGTTCTTGATTGTTTGGACAGGGATAAGTGTGACACTTTTGAAGATTGTATTACTTGGGCTCGACTGAA GTTTGAAGATTATTTTGCTAATCGGGTGAAGCAGTTGACCTTTACTTTTCCTGAAGATGCTGCAACTAGTACTGGAGCTCCTTTCTGGTCTGCACCAAAAAGATTTCCTCGCCCATTGCAGTTTTCGACCTCTGATCTGAGTCATCTAAATTTTGTGATTTCTGCTGCTATTTTACGCTCAGAATCGTTTGGTATCCCCATTCCTGACTGGGTTAAGAACCCTAGGAAGGTGGCTGATGCAGTTGATAGGGTGATTGTACCTGACTTTCAGCCTAAGGAAGGTGTGAAAGTAGTGACAGACGAGAAGGCCACTAGTCTCTCCACTGCATCTGTAGACGATGCTGATGTTATTAATGATCTAATAACCAAGTTAGAGAGGTGCCGGACAAATTTGACCCCTACATTCAGGATGAAACCGATTCAGTTTGAAAAG GATGATGATACAAACTACCATATGGATGTAATTGCTGGGCTTGCAAACATGAGAGCTCGGAATTACAGCATTCCTGAGGTTGACAAACTTAAAGCCAAGTTTATTGCTGGGCGGATTATTCCTGCGATTGCAACCTCAACTGCCATGGCTACTGGTCTTGTCTGCTTGGAGCTGTACAAAGTTTTGGATGGGGGCCACAAAGTTGAAGATTATAGAAACACATTTGCAAACTTAGCATTGCCTCTCTTTTCCATGGCTGAGCCAGTCCCACCAAAGGTTATCAAACATCAAGAGACGAGTTGGACAGTTTGGGACAGATGGACTCTGGGAAACAATCCCACCCTCAGGGAACTTATTCAGTGGCTGAAGGATAAAGGCTTGAAAGCTTACAGTATTTCATGCGGAAATTGTCTTCTCTTTAATAGCATGTTCCCAAGGCATAAAGAGCGAATGGACAGAACAATAGCAGATCTGGGAAGGGAAGTAGCTAAGTTGGAGATTCCTTTGTATCGTCATCATCTGGATGTGGTTGTGGCATGTGAGGATGAGGAAGATAATGATGTTGATATCCCTCTAGTATCAATTTATTTCCGTTAG
- the LOC123916137 gene encoding LRR repeats and ubiquitin-like domain-containing protein At2g30105, with product MENDGGATESNSNATTTTITINVKFSGSSIPISISPQSTIKELKSLLLPATNVLPRGQKLIFKGKVLEDPSTLVASNLSNGSKVMLMASQGLYQGDGPVLKKAQVVPSSRKDSHSASSSDMKKVPVKNRSERWKVTGVIALSECNLEAIPDEVWICGSSARVLVCDRNILRNVPIEISQLTRLEKLFIDANNLSDESINWEGLTNLKYLTVLTLNQNHLTTLPSALGSISSLRELHLSNNQLTGLPDEIGNLTQLEVLKANNNRMSKICEFIGNCHSLVEVDFSSNFLSELPETFSNFKNLKALHLSNNGMKSLPSKLFKTCLQLSTLDLHNTEITIDLLRQFEGWDDFDERRRSKHQKQIEFRVGVSRDFDEGADKN from the exons ATGGAAAACGACGGTGGAGCAACCGAGTCGAATTCGAatgccaccaccaccactatAACCATAAACGTGAAGTTCAGTGGTTCTTCTATACCAATCTCAATTTCACCTCAATCAACCATCAAAGAACTCAAGTCTCTTCTTCTACCTGCCACTAATGTTCTTCCAAGGGGTCAAAAACTCATCTTCAAAG GTAAGGTTTTGGAAGACCCTTCTACATTGGTAGCTTCCAATTTGAGTAATGGCTCTAAAGTCATGCTTATGGCTTCTCAGGGTTTATATCAAGGG GATGGTCCTGTCTTGAAGAAAGCTCAGGTTGTTCCCAGCTCAAGGAAAGATAGCCACTCAGCCTCTAGTAGCGACATGAAGAAAGTTCCGGTAAAGAACAGGTCGGAACGGTGGAAAGTAACAGGGGTTATAGCATTGTCTGAATGCAACTTGGAG gCCATACCTGATGAAGTTTGGATTTGTGGATCTTCTGCAAGAGTTCTAGTTTGCGACAGAAATATCCTTAGAAATGTTCCTATTGAAATTTCACAACTTACTCGTCTCGAG AAACTATTTATTGATGCCAACAACTTATCGGATGAATCAATTAACTGGGAAGGACTGACAAATCTGAAGTACCTAACAGTACTAACATTGAATCAGAACCA TTTAACTACTTTGCCATCTGCGTTGGGATCTATAAGCTCTTTGAGAGAGTTGCATCTCTCCAATAATCAATTGACTGGCCTTCCTGATGAAATAGGGAATCTGACACAGTTAGAAGTTTTGAAAGCCAACAATAATAG GATGAGTAAAATATGTGAATTTATAGGGAACTGCCATTCTCTTGTTGAG GTTGATTTCTCATCAAATTTTCTGTCAGAATTGCCAGAGACATTcagtaattttaaaaatttgaag GCTTTGCATCTTAGTAACAATGGGATGAAATCCCTGCCATCTAAACTATTCAAGACTTGCTTGCAGCTTTCAACTTTGGATCTCCATAATACAGAAATAACAATTGATCTACTTCGTCAG TTTGAAGGTTGGGACGATTTTGATGAGCGCCGTCGCTCAAAGCATCAGAAACAAATAGAATTCCGAGTTGGAGTTTCGAGAGATTTTGATGAAGGTGCTGATAAAAACTAA